Below is a genomic region from Flammeovirgaceae bacterium SG7u.111.
CATGTATTTGAGCCAGTTCATCAAACGTGTTCTGGGAAATAATTTCCCTTTCCAACATGAGTTCTGCCCAATGGTGGCAAGTTTCCGATAACGACCCTCTTGAAACATGATAAAATCGAACCTTATCTAGGTAATGGTATCGTGCATATCCTTCGGCTATATTTGCCCCAACCGAATCAGCTGATCTGATAAATTGGTCACCTATGATTTTCTTTTGCTCAAAGGTTAAGCCTGAATAAA
It encodes:
- a CDS encoding four helix bundle protein — its product is MKSTNYIVLKDLEVYRLSRKLSALAWGIYSGLTFEQKKIIGDQFIRSADSVGANIAEGYARYHYLDKVRFYHVSRGSLSETCHHWAELMLEREIISQNTFDELAQIHEPLEIKLNNFISVTLKNAKK